The following proteins come from a genomic window of Planctomycetota bacterium:
- the trxB gene encoding thioredoxin-disulfide reductase encodes MNASSADKPVEKVVIIGSGPAGWTAAVYAARANLNPLVFPGRATGKDLLPGGQLMLTTDVENYPGFPNGVRGPEMMQMFFDQAMRFGTRVVTDDGVKIGDQVRGGLFTPFQNVKKVDLSKRPFHITGDNGYACFAEAVIIATGAKANWLGLDNEQRLAQSGGGVSACAVCDGALPMFREKEMAVVGGGDSAVEEASYLTKFASKVYLIVRRHELRASKIMQERAAKNPKIQILWNKTVEDVLGDEVITAVKLKDTKTGAISELKVGGLFMAIGHTPITEFLDGQLDMDEAGYIKLKDAGRSFTNIEGVFAAGDVSDHVYRQAITAAGMGCRAAIDAERWLAEQGID; translated from the coding sequence ATGAACGCAAGCAGCGCCGACAAGCCCGTGGAAAAAGTGGTCATCATCGGTTCCGGCCCCGCCGGCTGGACCGCCGCCGTCTATGCCGCCCGCGCCAATCTAAACCCCCTCGTCTTCCCCGGCCGCGCCACCGGCAAGGACCTTTTGCCCGGCGGACAGCTCATGCTCACCACCGATGTCGAAAACTACCCCGGGTTCCCCAACGGCGTCCGCGGGCCCGAGATGATGCAGATGTTCTTCGATCAGGCCATGCGCTTCGGCACGCGCGTCGTGACCGATGACGGCGTGAAGATCGGTGACCAGGTTCGCGGCGGACTTTTCACGCCCTTCCAAAACGTCAAAAAAGTCGACCTGTCCAAGCGCCCGTTCCACATCACCGGTGACAACGGCTACGCGTGCTTCGCCGAAGCCGTCATTATCGCCACCGGCGCGAAGGCCAACTGGCTCGGCCTCGACAACGAGCAGCGCCTCGCCCAGTCCGGCGGCGGCGTCAGTGCGTGCGCGGTCTGCGATGGCGCCCTGCCGATGTTCCGCGAGAAGGAAATGGCCGTCGTCGGCGGCGGCGACTCGGCGGTCGAGGAGGCGTCGTACCTGACGAAGTTCGCATCGAAGGTGTACCTGATCGTGCGCCGTCACGAATTGCGGGCCAGCAAGATCATGCAGGAGCGCGCCGCGAAGAATCCGAAGATCCAAATCCTCTGGAACAAGACCGTCGAAGACGTGCTCGGCGACGAAGTCATCACCGCTGTCAAACTCAAGGACACCAAAACCGGTGCGATCAGCGAACTGAAAGTCGGCGGACTGTTCATGGCGATCGGTCACACGCCGATCACGGAGTTTCTGGATGGCCAGCTCGACATGGACGAAGCGGGCTACATCAAGCTCAAAGACGCCGGCCGCTCGTTCACGAATATCGAAGGCGTTTTCGCGGCGGGTGATGTGTCGGACCATGTCTATCGGCAGGCGATCACCGCCGCGGGCATGGGCTGCCGCGCCGCCATCGATGCCGAACGCTGGCTCGCCGAGCAGGGCATCGATTGA